GCATTGTACGGCAATTTTCGCGCCCTCATCAGTCGGTGGAGCGCACGCCGAAGACCGCCGTGCCGATGCGCACCTGGGTCGCCCCCTCCAGGATCGCCGCCTCCATATCGTCGGACATGCCCATCGAGAGCACCTCGAGCGGACAGTCGGGCGTCGCGAGCCGGTCGCGCAGTTCGCGCAGGGCGCGGAACGGGCGACGCTGCTCGGTCTCATCCTCGGACGGCGCAGGCAGGGTCATGAGTCCGCGCACGCGCAAGCCGGGAAGTTCGCGGCACGGCTCCAGGAGCGCGCCGACCGCATCGGGCGCGACACCGCCCTTGCTCGTCTCGCCGCTCAGGTTGACCTGGAGACAGACGTTGAGGGGCGGACGGCTCGCCGGACGCTGTTCGCTCAGACGCCGTGCGTGCCCGAGATCGGCCAGACCATGCACCCAGTCGAAATGGGCCGCGATCTGGCGCGTCTTGTTGGACTGGATACGGCCGATGAAATGCCATTCGATGTCAGAGAGATCCACAAGCAGCGCCTGTTTGTCGAGCGCCTCTTGCAGGTAGCTCTCGCCGAAGGCGCGTTGACCGGCGGCATGGGCGGC
The sequence above is drawn from the Allochromatium vinosum DSM 180 genome and encodes:
- a CDS encoding YggS family pyridoxal phosphate-dependent enzyme, with the translated sequence MTPSDIAQHRNQVLARIQAAIEHAGRPAGSVALIAVSKKQPAEAIRAAHAAGQRAFGESYLQEALDKQALLVDLSDIEWHFIGRIQSNKTRQIAAHFDWVHGLADLGHARRLSEQRPASRPPLNVCLQVNLSGETSKGGVAPDAVGALLEPCRELPGLRVRGLMTLPAPSEDETEQRRPFRALRELRDRLATPDCPLEVLSMGMSDDMEAAILEGATQVRIGTAVFGVRSTD